Proteins encoded together in one Janthinobacterium tructae window:
- a CDS encoding DUF2145 domain-containing protein, with amino-acid sequence MKRLTAMIISLALAGAAHAGRSCEEKPTDASTLVKSMELAQKTLQALDASGAQVALVARAGQDLSKYNLRYSHMALAWRDHPKGRWLVVHELNECGTAESSLYNEGLGNFFMDDVFMYETLILIPGQDTQQQLARLLTSNTPKRLHEPHYNMLAYPFSTKYQNSNQWVLETLAAASNEPGKIETRAEAQGWLRSASYAPQTLSIPAATRLGARMFRANIAFDDHPFERRMTRQIDVVSVDSIVRFMRQREPKAQEIVVRGN; translated from the coding sequence ATGAAACGCCTGACTGCCATGATCATCAGCCTGGCCCTGGCCGGCGCCGCCCATGCGGGGCGCTCGTGCGAGGAAAAACCAACGGATGCGAGCACCCTCGTCAAATCGATGGAGCTGGCGCAAAAGACCCTGCAGGCGCTCGATGCCTCGGGCGCGCAAGTGGCGCTGGTGGCGCGCGCCGGGCAAGACCTGTCGAAGTACAATTTGCGCTACTCGCACATGGCGCTGGCCTGGCGCGACCACCCGAAAGGGCGCTGGCTGGTGGTGCATGAACTCAATGAGTGCGGCACGGCGGAATCGTCGCTGTACAACGAAGGCTTGGGCAATTTCTTCATGGACGATGTGTTCATGTATGAAACCCTGATCCTGATTCCTGGCCAGGATACGCAGCAGCAACTGGCGCGCCTGCTGACCAGCAACACGCCCAAGCGTCTGCATGAGCCGCACTACAATATGCTGGCCTACCCGTTTTCCACCAAGTATCAGAACTCGAACCAATGGGTGCTGGAAACCCTGGCCGCGGCCAGCAACGAGCCTGGCAAGATCGAAACGCGCGCCGAAGCGCAAGGCTGGCTGCGCAGCGCCAGCTACGCGCCGCAAACGCTCAGCATCCCCGCCGCCACGCGCCTGGGCGCGCGCATGTTCCGTGCCAATATCGCTTTCGACGATCACCCGTTCGAGCGTCGCATGACGCGCCAGATCGACGTCGTCAGCGTCGACTCCATCGTGCGCTTCATGCGCCAGCGCGAACCGAAGGCGCAGGAAATCGTGGTGAGGGGAAATTAA
- a CDS encoding AbrB family transcriptional regulator, giving the protein MTRWPRWRAVGAVLAAGLAGAAICLWLHTPLPWMIGPLFATAGLRLAGRELACPVRVREAGQWAIGTALGLYFTAPVLAVLTVYTPWIAGTVLFALALGASGAMRLRRLSGVDHATAFFAMAVGGASEMAVQSERHGADVGKVAAAHSLRMMLVVATIPFGVRYWGSHGLAAGHESFVPGAALVDYGGLALLLGITVLAALACKRARLPNAWVIGPLLAALLLTACGIHLSRLPEWIIRAGQLFIGIALGTRFSPAFLHAAPRYLVGVAVSTMLMLLLAAAFGLGLSHWMGIHPGTAILAASPGGIAEMSLTAKTLHLGVPIVTAFHVARMVVLVLLIGPLFRLLQRP; this is encoded by the coding sequence GTGACGAGGTGGCCACGCTGGCGCGCCGTCGGTGCCGTCCTGGCCGCCGGCCTGGCTGGTGCCGCCATCTGCCTGTGGCTGCATACGCCGCTGCCGTGGATGATCGGCCCCCTGTTCGCCACGGCCGGGCTGCGCCTGGCGGGGCGCGAACTGGCCTGCCCCGTGCGCGTGCGCGAAGCGGGGCAGTGGGCCATCGGCACGGCCCTGGGCCTGTATTTCACGGCACCCGTGCTGGCCGTGCTCACTGTCTACACGCCGTGGATCGCCGGCACCGTGTTGTTCGCGCTGGCGCTGGGAGCTTCTGGCGCCATGCGGCTACGGCGCCTCTCCGGTGTCGACCATGCCACCGCCTTCTTTGCCATGGCGGTGGGCGGCGCATCCGAGATGGCGGTACAGAGCGAGCGCCATGGCGCCGATGTGGGCAAGGTCGCCGCGGCGCACAGCCTGCGCATGATGCTGGTAGTGGCGACGATCCCGTTCGGCGTGCGCTACTGGGGCAGCCATGGCCTGGCGGCGGGGCATGAAAGCTTCGTTCCCGGCGCCGCGCTGGTCGACTATGGCGGGTTGGCGCTGCTGCTCGGTATCACGGTGCTGGCGGCCCTCGCATGCAAACGGGCCAGGCTGCCCAACGCCTGGGTCATCGGCCCGCTGCTGGCCGCGCTGCTGCTGACCGCGTGCGGCATCCATCTGTCGCGCCTGCCAGAATGGATAATACGCGCGGGCCAGCTGTTCATCGGCATTGCCTTGGGCACGCGCTTCAGCCCAGCCTTCCTGCATGCGGCGCCCCGCTACCTGGTGGGCGTGGCCGTGAGCACCATGCTCATGCTGTTGCTGGCGGCCGCCTTCGGTCTGGGCTTGTCGCACTGGATGGGCATCCACCCCGGCACGGCGATCCTGGCCGCCTCACCCGGTGGTATCGCCGAGATGTCGCTGACGGCCAAGACCTTGCATCTGGGCGTGCCCATCGTCACAGCCTTTCACGTGGCGCGCATGGTGGTGCTGGTCTTGCTGATCGGTCCGCTATTTCGCCTGCTGCAACGTCCTTAA
- a CDS encoding ABC transporter ATP-binding protein — MNELTVNELHLDYGTGAAANQILKGVSMHLKKGEVVALLGPSGSGKTTLLRAVAGLESPKAGTIQIGERNVYDGAKHFEMPAEHRNLGLVFQSYALWPHKTVFDNVAYGLKLRKMGSTEIAARIKEVLTQLGLGHLGERYPHQLSGGQQQRVAIARALVYNPPVILLDEPLSNLDAKLREEARAFLRELIVRLGLSALMVTHDQGEAMAISDRILLLNNGKIEQQGTPQSMYETPDTLFTAEFMGSNNRLPGKVVQRDGNQVRLLIDGASMQGVARGANVGTDVTTMIRVEEVKISATQVDNAIELPLLTCMYLGDRWECLFERGGAENISLRAYSRHKLEAGKYWLHMPADKLWVF, encoded by the coding sequence ATGAATGAACTGACCGTCAATGAATTGCACCTGGACTACGGCACCGGCGCTGCCGCCAACCAGATACTGAAGGGTGTTTCGATGCACCTGAAAAAAGGCGAAGTGGTCGCCTTGCTGGGGCCTTCGGGCAGCGGCAAGACCACCTTGCTGCGCGCCGTCGCCGGTCTGGAAAGCCCGAAGGCGGGCACCATCCAGATCGGCGAGCGCAATGTCTACGATGGCGCGAAACACTTCGAGATGCCAGCCGAGCATCGCAACCTGGGACTGGTGTTCCAGTCGTATGCGCTGTGGCCGCACAAGACCGTGTTCGACAACGTCGCCTATGGCCTCAAATTGCGCAAGATGGGCAGCACGGAGATCGCCGCGCGCATCAAGGAAGTGCTGACGCAGCTGGGCCTGGGGCACCTGGGCGAACGCTATCCGCATCAGCTGTCAGGCGGCCAGCAGCAGCGCGTGGCGATCGCCCGCGCACTGGTGTACAACCCGCCCGTGATCCTGCTCGACGAACCGCTGTCGAACCTGGACGCCAAGCTGCGCGAGGAAGCGCGCGCCTTCCTGCGCGAACTGATCGTGCGCCTGGGCCTGTCGGCCCTGATGGTGACGCATGATCAGGGCGAGGCGATGGCCATTTCCGACCGCATCCTGCTACTGAATAACGGCAAGATCGAGCAGCAGGGCACGCCGCAAAGCATGTATGAAACGCCCGACACCCTGTTTACGGCCGAATTCATGGGCAGTAACAACCGCCTGCCCGGCAAGGTGGTGCAGCGCGATGGCAATCAGGTGCGCTTGCTGATCGACGGCGCCTCCATGCAGGGCGTGGCGCGCGGCGCCAACGTGGGCACGGACGTGACCACCATGATCCGCGTCGAGGAGGTGAAGATCAGCGCCACGCAGGTCGACAACGCCATCGAACTGCCGCTGCTGACCTGCATGTACCTGGGCGACCGCTGGGAATGCCTGTTCGAACGCGGCGGAGCCGAGAATATCAGCCTGCGCGCGTATTCGCGCCACAAGCTCGAAGCGGGCAAGTACTGGCTGCACATGCCGGCCGATAAACTCTGGGTGTTTTAA
- a CDS encoding ABC transporter permease has product MQTAILPLPARSRSPLSRLNWSRGVVVTITLIAIFLPLFLIFYQSFLNAPFFMPVREFGFDSYRFIFDDPDFAMAFKNGLMLAFGLTVIAVPLGGMLAFLMVRTDLPGRGWVAPMLLVPIFVSPMVMGFGYVVSMGPVGFYSIWAKELLGFVPWNIYSFTSIVIIAGLTHVPHVYLYASSALKSLGSDVEEAARVAGASPIQVMLNVSLPMIMPALAYAGVLVFFLGFEVFGLVLVLGDPEGHLVLPTYLYKLTNKLGTPSYHLMAAVAVCLVMVTMPLVMIQRWLLKSANKYVSIKGKGARSKAMPLGRWKWLAFALLAGWLIFTIILPLTGIVLRSFVQYWGEGVHLADVLTLQHFRDIFDQPSLVRGIVNTILIGVVGGALAVGCYSFIALAMHRKQDGITRLLDYSVLVPRAVPGLLAGLSFLWVFLFVPAWLDGMLKGMDNGVALWLSGHVIPVLREVRSTIFALWLAYSVVWMAYGMRLISTALLQVGPELEEAARAVGANRGQVTRDVTLPLIKYGLLGAWLMVFLIFEREYSTGVYLLSPGTEVIGAMLVSLWAGGSTDLVAALSFINITLVAIGLGIALRFGVKLHN; this is encoded by the coding sequence ATGCAAACTGCCATCTTGCCGCTGCCTGCACGGTCGCGCTCTCCCTTGTCGCGCCTGAACTGGTCGCGCGGCGTGGTCGTGACGATCACGCTGATCGCCATTTTCCTGCCGCTGTTCCTGATTTTTTACCAGAGCTTTTTGAACGCGCCGTTTTTCATGCCGGTACGCGAATTCGGCTTTGACTCTTACCGTTTCATCTTCGATGATCCCGATTTCGCCATGGCCTTCAAGAATGGCCTGATGCTGGCCTTCGGCCTGACCGTCATCGCCGTGCCGCTGGGCGGCATGCTGGCCTTCCTGATGGTGCGCACCGACTTGCCGGGACGCGGCTGGGTGGCGCCCATGCTGCTGGTACCGATCTTTGTCTCGCCGATGGTGATGGGCTTTGGCTACGTCGTCTCGATGGGGCCCGTGGGCTTTTACTCGATCTGGGCCAAGGAGCTGCTCGGCTTCGTGCCCTGGAATATTTACTCGTTCACCAGCATCGTCATCATCGCCGGCCTGACGCACGTGCCGCACGTCTACCTGTATGCCTCGTCGGCACTGAAAAGCCTCGGTTCCGATGTCGAGGAAGCGGCCCGCGTGGCGGGCGCCTCGCCGATCCAGGTGATGCTCAATGTATCGCTGCCGATGATCATGCCGGCGCTCGCGTATGCGGGCGTGCTGGTGTTTTTCCTCGGCTTCGAAGTGTTCGGCCTGGTGCTGGTGCTCGGTGATCCGGAAGGCCATCTGGTGCTGCCGACCTATCTGTACAAGCTGACCAACAAGCTCGGTACGCCGTCGTACCACCTGATGGCTGCCGTCGCCGTCTGCCTGGTGATGGTGACCATGCCGCTGGTGATGATACAGCGCTGGCTGCTCAAGTCTGCCAACAAGTATGTGTCGATCAAGGGCAAGGGCGCGCGCAGCAAGGCCATGCCGCTGGGCCGCTGGAAGTGGCTGGCCTTTGCCTTGCTGGCGGGCTGGCTGATCTTCACCATCATCCTGCCGTTGACGGGTATCGTGCTGCGCTCCTTCGTGCAGTACTGGGGCGAAGGCGTGCACCTGGCCGACGTGCTGACCCTGCAGCATTTCCGCGACATTTTCGACCAGCCGTCGCTGGTGCGCGGCATCGTCAACACCATCCTGATCGGCGTCGTCGGCGGCGCGCTGGCCGTGGGTTGCTACAGCTTCATCGCGCTGGCCATGCACCGCAAGCAGGACGGCATCACGCGCCTGCTCGACTACAGCGTGCTGGTGCCACGCGCCGTTCCGGGCCTGCTGGCCGGCCTGTCCTTCCTGTGGGTGTTCCTGTTCGTGCCGGCCTGGCTGGACGGCATGTTGAAAGGCATGGACAACGGCGTGGCCCTGTGGCTGAGCGGCCATGTGATCCCCGTGCTGCGCGAAGTGCGTTCGACCATCTTCGCCCTGTGGCTGGCGTATTCGGTGGTGTGGATGGCCTACGGCATGCGCCTCATTTCCACCGCGCTGCTGCAGGTGGGGCCGGAACTGGAAGAGGCGGCGCGCGCCGTCGGCGCCAATCGCGGCCAGGTGACGCGCGACGTCACCCTGCCGCTGATCAAATACGGTTTGCTGGGCGCCTGGCTGATGGTCTTCCTGATCTTCGAGCGCGAATATTCGACGGGCGTGTACCTGCTCTCGCCGGGCACGGAAGTGATCGGCGCCATGCTGGTATCGCTGTGGGCCGGCGGCTCGACCGACCTGGTGGCGGCACTGTCCTTCATCAATATCACCCTGGTGGCCATCGGCCTGGGCATCGCGCTGCGCTTCGGCGTGAAGTTGCATAACTAA
- a CDS encoding ABC transporter substrate-binding protein — protein sequence MQTKTLLQAAIATAFASLAGAAVAQVPPGYPADYQKIVDAAKKEGKVVIYSATDSKAAAPLIKDFSALYPGISVEYNDMNSTEVYNRFISEVAAGGNTADVMWSSAMDLQMRLASDGYALKYKSVEAAKIPGWAMWDDQAYGTTFEPAAIVYNKRLLDPKEVPKNHDDFVKLIATPKFKDKVTTYDIEKSGVGFMFMAQDAKEYPQFLALENAFGTAKVRVQSSTGTMMERISSGENLIGYNVLGSYALVRAKTDPSIGVVLPKDYTLILSRVQFINKNAKNVNASKLWLDYILSHRGQTIIANGAKLFAIRADVTGETTSADLIKQIGAANVKPIPVHPIILQFLGPAKRMAFLKQWKETAGKK from the coding sequence ATGCAAACCAAGACCCTGCTTCAAGCCGCCATTGCCACCGCGTTTGCCAGCCTGGCCGGCGCCGCTGTTGCGCAAGTGCCGCCCGGCTATCCGGCCGATTACCAGAAGATCGTCGACGCGGCCAAGAAGGAAGGCAAGGTGGTGATCTACAGCGCCACCGACAGCAAGGCCGCCGCGCCGCTGATCAAGGACTTCAGCGCCCTGTATCCGGGCATTTCGGTCGAATACAACGACATGAATTCCACCGAAGTGTACAACCGCTTCATTTCCGAAGTGGCGGCGGGCGGCAACACTGCCGACGTGATGTGGTCGTCCGCGATGGACCTGCAGATGCGCCTGGCCTCCGATGGCTACGCGCTCAAGTACAAATCCGTCGAAGCGGCGAAAATTCCAGGCTGGGCCATGTGGGATGACCAGGCTTATGGCACCACGTTCGAGCCGGCCGCCATCGTCTACAACAAGCGTTTGCTCGACCCCAAGGAAGTGCCGAAGAACCACGATGACTTCGTCAAGCTGATCGCCACGCCGAAATTCAAGGACAAGGTCACCACCTACGACATCGAAAAGTCGGGCGTGGGCTTCATGTTCATGGCGCAGGATGCCAAGGAGTATCCGCAATTCCTGGCGCTGGAAAATGCGTTTGGTACCGCCAAGGTGCGCGTGCAGTCGTCGACGGGCACCATGATGGAGCGTATCTCGTCGGGTGAAAACCTGATCGGTTACAACGTACTGGGCTCTTATGCCCTGGTGCGCGCCAAGACCGACCCATCGATCGGCGTGGTGCTGCCCAAGGATTACACCCTGATCCTGTCGCGCGTGCAGTTCATCAACAAGAACGCGAAGAACGTCAACGCCAGCAAGCTGTGGCTCGATTACATCCTGTCGCACCGCGGCCAGACCATCATCGCCAACGGCGCCAAGCTGTTCGCCATCCGCGCCGACGTCACGGGCGAAACCACGTCGGCTGACCTGATCAAGCAAATCGGCGCGGCCAACGTCAAGCCGATTCCCGTGCACCCGATCATCCTGCAATTTCTGGGACCGGCCAAGCGCATGGCCTTCCTGAAACAGTGGAAAGAAACAGCCGGCAAGAAATAG
- a CDS encoding Bug family tripartite tricarboxylate transporter substrate binding protein — MLRSLLLLPCLLPVFAGAQVATPAPVECVVPSKPGGAMDLTCKLAKKGLGQESVAGVAGPMRISYLPGGIGAVAWHSMGSQRRRAEANTLVAFSGGSLLNLAQGKFGNAKAGDVRWVAALGADYGMIAVRSDSPYKSLADLIAALRQHPDKVLIGVSGTIGSQDWLKMALVARHAGIDPKVLRFVALEGGGEVFTAMQADYVQVVSGDTSEATLNASANHARVLAVLSEKRLPGVLAGVPTAREQGVDVVWPIIRGVWMGPQVPEADYQRWVATFERAMATPQFAEWRAQAGLYPFALTGPKLTAYVRKAVDEYARQANELGLMR; from the coding sequence ATGCTGCGCTCCCTTCTGTTGCTGCCATGCCTGCTGCCCGTTTTTGCCGGGGCACAGGTGGCTACGCCAGCGCCGGTCGAGTGCGTGGTGCCGTCCAAACCGGGCGGCGCCATGGACCTGACGTGCAAGCTGGCGAAAAAAGGCCTGGGGCAGGAGAGCGTGGCCGGCGTGGCGGGCCCAATGCGCATCAGTTATCTGCCCGGCGGCATCGGCGCGGTGGCCTGGCATTCGATGGGCTCGCAGCGCCGCCGCGCGGAAGCGAACACCCTGGTGGCCTTTTCGGGCGGCTCGCTGCTCAATCTGGCGCAGGGCAAGTTCGGCAATGCCAAGGCGGGCGACGTGCGCTGGGTGGCGGCGCTGGGCGCCGACTACGGCATGATCGCCGTGCGCAGCGATTCGCCCTACAAGAGCCTGGCCGACCTGATCGCCGCGCTGCGCCAGCATCCGGACAAGGTGCTGATCGGCGTCTCCGGCACCATCGGCAGCCAGGACTGGCTGAAGATGGCGCTGGTGGCGCGCCATGCCGGCATCGACCCGAAAGTGCTGCGCTTCGTCGCCCTCGAAGGCGGCGGCGAAGTGTTTACGGCGATGCAGGCCGACTATGTGCAGGTGGTCTCGGGCGACACGTCGGAGGCCACCCTGAACGCCAGCGCCAACCATGCGCGCGTGCTGGCGGTGCTGTCGGAAAAACGCCTGCCCGGCGTGCTGGCCGGTGTGCCGACGGCGCGCGAGCAGGGCGTCGACGTGGTCTGGCCCATCATCCGCGGCGTGTGGATGGGGCCGCAGGTGCCCGAGGCGGACTATCAGCGCTGGGTGGCCACCTTTGAGCGTGCGATGGCCACGCCGCAGTTCGCCGAATGGCGCGCGCAGGCAGGCCTGTACCCGTTCGCCCTGACGGGGCCGAAGCTGACCGCGTATGTCAGGAAGGCGGTCGACGAGTATGCGAGGCAGGCGAATGAGCTTGGCCTGATGCGCTGA
- a CDS encoding porin produces MKKTAFSLAAMALLAAAGSAHAQSNVTLYGRLDAGISNTSNAGPNKSSMTQVSSGGMNTSRWGILGSEDLGGGLKAVFNLEGGILVDTGAADGALFKRQANVGLEGAFGRVVLGRSFTTVYDFVLPFDPMAYAPFYSWATSANATGPSKYGMTTAFDNMVKYSGKTGDFSYGASYGFGEQSTGNSDSAKLSTAVTYKTGPVSLLATYERVNGNAIAGGARDKNVVYHLGAMYDDGPWKVQAAARDYKLDPAAAGKADVRGTLYWGGVSYKTTPVITLTGVIYYQDVKNVAANLDADPIMYVARVRYALSKRTDLYVAGAYAKAKHNQLVSLSRDDAGFGDTQRGLIAGIQHRF; encoded by the coding sequence ATGAAAAAAACTGCATTCTCGCTGGCCGCCATGGCGCTGCTCGCCGCTGCCGGCAGTGCCCACGCCCAGTCGAACGTCACCCTGTACGGCCGCCTGGACGCCGGCATCAGCAATACCAGCAACGCCGGTCCGAACAAAAGCTCGATGACGCAAGTCAGTTCGGGTGGCATGAACACCTCGCGCTGGGGCATCCTGGGCAGTGAAGACCTCGGTGGTGGCCTGAAAGCCGTGTTCAATCTGGAAGGCGGGATTCTGGTCGATACGGGCGCGGCCGATGGCGCGCTGTTCAAGCGCCAGGCCAATGTGGGCCTGGAAGGCGCTTTTGGCCGCGTCGTGCTGGGACGCTCGTTTACCACCGTGTATGACTTCGTGCTGCCATTCGATCCGATGGCCTATGCGCCGTTCTACTCGTGGGCCACCTCGGCCAACGCGACCGGCCCGAGCAAATACGGCATGACGACGGCCTTCGACAACATGGTCAAGTACTCGGGCAAGACGGGCGACTTCAGCTACGGGGCATCGTACGGTTTCGGCGAACAGTCGACGGGTAACTCGGACAGCGCCAAGCTGTCGACGGCCGTCACCTACAAGACCGGCCCTGTCAGCCTGCTGGCCACGTATGAGCGCGTCAACGGCAATGCCATCGCCGGCGGCGCGCGCGACAAGAACGTCGTGTACCACCTGGGCGCCATGTATGACGACGGCCCGTGGAAAGTGCAGGCGGCGGCGCGCGACTACAAGCTCGATCCGGCAGCAGCCGGCAAGGCCGACGTGCGCGGCACCCTGTACTGGGGCGGTGTCAGCTACAAGACCACGCCGGTCATCACCCTGACGGGCGTGATCTACTATCAGGACGTGAAAAACGTGGCCGCCAACCTCGATGCCGATCCGATCATGTACGTGGCGCGCGTGCGCTATGCGCTGTCCAAGCGCACCGACCTGTACGTGGCAGGCGCCTACGCCAAGGCCAAGCACAACCAGCTGGTCAGCCTGTCGCGTGACGATGCCGGTTTCGGCGATACGCAGCGCGGCCTGATCGCCGGCATCCAGCACCGCTTCTAA
- a CDS encoding response regulator, producing MRILLVEDHLELSHWLAKALRDAHLTVETAHNGADADALLHTQEYSLVLLDLTLPKMDGLDVLRRLRARGGTRGKTPVMILTARGGLDDKVQGLNLGADDYMAKPFELAELEARVKALLRRSQGNEALVHTCGALSFDTVTRMFSYAGAPFPLTPREHAVLEALITRSGRAVSKEKLFDEVFALADDVNLDAIELYIHRVRKKLENGVEAGSPDGAVITTLRGIGYLLQPRSAMAPATPK from the coding sequence ATGCGCATATTATTAGTGGAAGACCATCTGGAGCTGTCGCACTGGCTTGCAAAGGCCCTGCGCGACGCGCACCTGACGGTGGAGACCGCCCACAACGGCGCCGATGCCGACGCCCTGCTGCACACACAGGAATACTCGCTGGTGCTGCTCGACCTGACCCTGCCGAAGATGGACGGCCTGGACGTGCTGCGCCGCCTGCGCGCGCGCGGCGGCACGCGCGGCAAGACTCCCGTCATGATACTCACGGCGCGCGGCGGCCTCGATGACAAGGTACAGGGCCTGAACCTGGGCGCCGACGACTACATGGCCAAGCCGTTCGAGCTGGCCGAACTGGAGGCGCGCGTAAAAGCCCTGCTGCGCCGCAGCCAGGGCAACGAGGCGCTGGTGCACACCTGCGGCGCGCTCAGTTTCGACACCGTCACGCGCATGTTCAGCTATGCCGGCGCCCCTTTCCCCCTGACGCCGCGCGAACACGCGGTGCTCGAGGCGCTGATCACGCGCTCTGGGCGCGCCGTATCGAAGGAAAAGCTGTTCGACGAAGTCTTCGCGCTGGCCGACGACGTCAACCTGGACGCCATCGAACTGTACATCCACAGGGTACGTAAAAAACTTGAAAACGGCGTGGAAGCCGGTTCGCCAGACGGCGCCGTCATCACCACCCTGCGCGGCATCGGCTACCTGCTGCAGCCGCGCAGCGCCATGGCGCCGGCCACGCCAAAATGA
- a CDS encoding sensor histidine kinase, with protein sequence MKAHAPRLPLFERLRRRWAQGRPLGSLRSQLLRWLLIPLVMLVLLDAFFVYRNALDAADMAYDRSLLASTRALAERVSIVGGKVVAEVPYVALDSFETDTLGRIYYKVTGINGELVSGYGDLPPVPKNVPRSQNYPALVRFYHADYHGKPIRIAALLQPVYDDSMRGIALIQVAETLDARRGLSNQILFDTLSWQAAMILVMGALVWFAVRLVLRPLMRLKTEVETRTLSDLSDVDPALVHKEMRPLVSAMNGSMSRLQQLIASQRRFIADASHQLRTPLTVLKTQAELAMRECDRQAGTPSDMAALRDIVRSIAATTDSTVLLANRLLTLARIEHGSDSLAMHTVALRDVAQQVGLEMAMAAVGKNIDLSLEAPDEAPVHGQALLLHELLANLVDNALRYTPQGGSVILRVHAAQAGRGAVLEVEDSGAGIAPAERERVLTPFYRVGAALESNPGGAGLGLAIVRDIAALHGARLELATAANGHGLKVGVYFAPGASRC encoded by the coding sequence ATGAAGGCGCACGCCCCACGCCTGCCCCTGTTCGAGCGCCTGCGCCGGCGCTGGGCGCAGGGCCGGCCGTTGGGCAGCCTGCGCAGCCAGCTGCTGCGCTGGCTGCTCATCCCGCTGGTGATGCTGGTGCTGCTCGACGCTTTTTTTGTCTACCGCAATGCACTCGACGCGGCCGACATGGCCTACGACCGCTCCTTGCTGGCGTCGACGCGGGCGCTGGCCGAAAGAGTCTCCATCGTCGGCGGCAAGGTGGTGGCCGAAGTGCCTTACGTGGCGCTCGACAGCTTCGAGACCGACACCCTGGGCCGCATCTATTACAAGGTCACGGGCATCAACGGCGAACTGGTCTCGGGCTATGGCGACTTGCCGCCCGTGCCGAAAAACGTGCCCCGCTCGCAGAACTACCCGGCCCTGGTGCGCTTCTACCACGCCGACTACCACGGCAAGCCGATCCGCATCGCCGCCCTGCTGCAACCCGTGTATGACGACTCGATGCGCGGCATCGCCCTGATACAGGTGGCTGAAACGCTCGATGCGCGGCGCGGCCTGTCGAACCAGATCCTGTTCGATACCCTGAGCTGGCAGGCGGCGATGATACTGGTGATGGGCGCGCTCGTATGGTTTGCCGTACGCCTGGTGCTGCGGCCGCTGATGCGCTTGAAAACGGAAGTCGAGACGCGCACCCTGTCCGACCTGTCCGACGTCGATCCCGCGCTGGTGCACAAGGAAATGCGCCCGCTGGTGAGCGCCATGAACGGCTCCATGTCGCGCCTGCAGCAGCTGATCGCCAGCCAGCGCCGTTTCATCGCTGACGCCTCGCACCAGCTGCGCACGCCGTTGACGGTGCTGAAAACCCAGGCCGAACTGGCCATGCGCGAATGCGACCGCCAGGCCGGCACGCCGTCCGACATGGCCGCCCTGCGCGACATCGTGCGCTCGATCGCCGCCACCACCGATTCGACCGTGCTGCTGGCCAACCGCCTGCTGACCCTGGCGCGCATCGAGCATGGCAGCGACAGCCTGGCCATGCATACCGTCGCGCTGCGCGACGTGGCGCAGCAGGTAGGGCTGGAAATGGCCATGGCCGCCGTCGGCAAGAATATCGATTTATCGCTGGAAGCGCCCGACGAGGCGCCTGTGCACGGGCAGGCCTTGCTGCTGCACGAACTGCTGGCCAACCTGGTCGACAATGCCCTGCGCTACACGCCGCAGGGCGGCAGCGTGATCCTGCGCGTGCACGCTGCACAAGCGGGGCGCGGCGCGGTACTGGAAGTGGAGGACAGCGGTGCCGGCATCGCGCCCGCAGAACGCGAACGCGTACTGACGCCGTTCTACCGGGTCGGCGCGGCACTCGAGAGCAACCCTGGCGGCGCGGGGCTGGGCCTGGCCATCGTGCGCGACATCGCTGCCCTGCATGGGGCACGGCTGGAACTGGCCACGGCGGCGAATGGGCATGGATTGAAGGTCGGCGTGTATTTCGCGCCCGGCGCCAGTCGATGCTAA
- a CDS encoding ribonuclease E inhibitor RraB: MMTKEDVTELFANIAENAPWDLSQPLLWGYYFTNPTSEPLEQAATLLALQGYRPVELYQPELDDPAAAPVWVLHVEKAEVHGVDSLHARNGELMAFAQENQLASYDGMDVGPVGTAA, translated from the coding sequence ATGATGACCAAAGAAGACGTAACCGAACTGTTTGCCAATATCGCCGAAAACGCGCCGTGGGACCTGTCCCAGCCGCTGCTGTGGGGCTATTACTTCACCAACCCCACTTCCGAGCCGCTGGAGCAGGCCGCCACCTTGCTGGCACTGCAGGGCTACCGCCCCGTGGAACTGTACCAGCCCGAACTGGACGACCCGGCCGCCGCGCCCGTGTGGGTGCTGCACGTGGAAAAGGCCGAAGTGCATGGCGTCGACAGCCTGCACGCGCGCAATGGCGAACTGATGGCGTTTGCCCAGGAAAACCAGCTGGCCAGCTATGACGGCATGGACGTGGGTCCCGTCGGTACCGCAGCGTAG